TCAAGATATATAATActttcaaattacagaaatacggCCGGTAtaatgcattttgcatcatatgcATCACACAGAATACATCATACAGTCCATTTCTGCAGATTTTTCAAAACGTTCATATTTCTGATGATTTTATGGATGCCAATTGTCTTAATTTCATGATTTTAAAAGAAATTAGGCCTCTCAAAACTCACTTTTTCTGTGTCTCCCCGACTCTGATGCGTATTTTGTGAACCTCCACTTCAAAAACCGCAGAGTCACCTGACCACCAAGATGACACCATTTTGAGCATGGACGAGGCTGACCAGTTAGTAGACTCCTGCCACTTGAACTTTACCATCAGGAGGTCACCTATGTCTTTCTCCGCTACCAACAGGAAGGAATGGGTCTTATTGGTCGTTATCTTCTCCTTTCTGCCAATGAGAAAGTGCATAGATGCTCAACAGGTTAATGTCACCTCACTTCACAAGAACAACTAATTTACCTCTAATCATAGAATAGGGTAGCACGAAAACTTGAGCTACAGACCATAAAGACTTATGTCATTATAAATGTGATAAATGGTGTCTTATGTTGATATAGCATGTGCTTTGTTGTATGGTTTAGGATTTAACTACCTGTTGGAGCAGGTACTCACAGTGTCAGCTTGAGGTCTTCAACTTCTCCTTTGGTTCCAATCAGAGAGACTGTCAGTGAAGGCTCCATCTCAGACCTGTCCACCTTGCTGGAGAAGTGGATCTTCAGCTGGTAATGATAGACTCTGAACGGCATGGAGTCTTTGGTCTTGGCGTACATCTTGATGCTGCGTGTCATGCGTATCTTTCTGATGTTGTAGCCCACGGTGTTACAGTGGTTCTTGCGGCAGCTGAGGCACATTCCGCGGTCGAACATATCGTTGCTCCCGCAGCGATATGCCATGCTGGCCTCCTGCTCGTTGACCAGGGAGTCGATGAACAGGTGAATGGAACGCTCATGGGAACATCTGGGAATGTCAGTGATGGCTGTGAACATAAAGGGTATAGTTGCATTACTGGTCCACGTTCAAAAACCAGAGTTGAGATTCTCAATTAAAGCAGAAAGTTTCCTTCCCTAATATTACCATTATAGATAGTAATATCAACCTTGATCTGGGGCCCTACAATAAGAGTTATGTTGTTGGTGACCTTCTGAAGGGATTCTCTCTAGCTGTGATGTTTGGGGGCCTCTGTTTTAACAGTAATGAATGGGCCTTTGTCAGGCTGACAGCTACAATGTTAGTCGTGAAGACAGATAAGCGACTAGCTGCAAAGTTACTGCAACTTCTGTTATATTGTTGTACTGACTTCACCACCCTATTGTTCACAAGCCCTGCCATCTTCAAGTAAGTTACAAGTAGAGAATTACATGTCTTGCCTTAGCCAATGATACATCAGTACCCAAATTAACAACAGAGTCATTGTGTGGAAAGTGATTGTGAGTGTtgttatatacactgagtatacagaacattaaggacacctgctctttccatgacatagactgatcaggtgaatacaggtgaacACTgtgaccccttattgatgtcacttgttaaatccacttcaaatcagtgtagatgaaggggaggtgacaggttaaagaatgattgttaagccttgagacgtgGATtttgtatatgtgccattcagagggtgaatgggcaagataaaatatgtaagtgtctttgaacggggtatggtagtgggtgcaaggtttgtgtcaagaactgcaatgctgctgggtctcatgctcaacagtttcccttgtgtatcaaccctaattgaggctgttctgagggcaaagggggggcTACAACACAATATTGGGAAGGTATCCTTAATATTTTGTGCACTAAGTGTATGTCTAATATGTCACCAATTTTATAGTGACACAGAAAAATATCTAGATGTGATTCTCACCAAAGAGACCATATTTTGAAATAGTCTCCAGGGTGTTTTGCAGATTGCAGCCTGGCTGGAAACTGCCTCCATTGGGGTATATGTCCACATGACCCACAGGCTGCTGGATGCCGATGCTGAAGCCCAGAGAGCCCCGTGTGAAGGTGTGAAGAACGTCCACAAAGTGAGCATCATCTGGGGACAGGCGGTGGTGAGCATGCTCTCCCTCAAAGTCTGGCCCGGCTGGGTCAAGACCTGTAAAGAGAAGGGGGCCAATCAGTGAGTAGTGGAACAAGCCAAAGCCCTATGAAGGAAAGTTCTTGCAGGCCAAAGAAGCAACTAATGATTAGCAACAGTGCTATTATCTGGTCTTTGTTTCTCTATAAGACATTATATTTACCAGTTATTCTGCCCACTTTATTAGAGGCGTGACTCCCAGCGAATCCTGCCACATGAGCACCCAGACTGTAGCCAATGAGGTGGAGGTTATCAAGAGGGATATTGGTTGCCTCCTATAAAACACATTGGAGTAAAGTGTCAAGTTCATTGCCATAGAAACTAGGAGTGTGAACATTTAAAAGTTAAAACAAAGTTGGGATCCTTAACGTTAAGAAAAATCCCTAACTCACAATTTAAATcacagtgcagttatcacaaaacaTTATCTTCCGTGTTGTAGCCTAACTAGACTATACAGCTGTAAAAGGCCTGGGGGAAAGTTGCCGAATTGAAATAAACCAGACAGGAAGAGGCGAACTTTAGGCTACTTAGGTGAATTTGCGAGGCATGCAAGACAATTAAGACATTGCGAGATTCAGATTAGTAAAACATATGGCCACGGTTCTGCCTGCCTGCTCTTTCTCTTTGCTAATGACAAGAGTGTGTGTTCAGTCTTCGGTCTGTTGTATGTATAATATCTAGGCTTAGGCTATTCATGGGACCGATGTCGCCAGGATACAGAGCTATCTTCGGGCCAGTCTTGTGAGCATGGGGTAAGCTCCTCTTCGTTGCTGGGCGGGTGGGGGTGTTTTTGTCTCATAATAGGACATTACAATAGGCTACTGGTATAGCCTGTATCGATTACACTTTTCAGATATAATGGTGTGTGGCCCCTTGAAAGCGCTTCGGCTATGGCATGTTCGTTTATGTTAGGGTAGGCCAAACCACAGCTTTTTAAACCTTCTCTGGAAGGCATTTTACTTGTCTGTAAGTGGCGTGTAATGTTCCCTCAAAAATAAATTaaagcactgagcaaatttcaggtctgctgagcgcaaacttgaacattctgaaaattctgtgcaacttccagtggGCATTTACTGTGAAAATTGAGGCTATATCCTCTTTaaattacagttttaacagtggccatgtaggctactgtggctatttgctcataatgtaggcctaccagagtggcctaccatcaacaACAAttgagaaaatgcatcccataacattttaacatggaaatagctgttataTCATTTAGCCTACAGtaaca
This window of the Oncorhynchus clarkii lewisi isolate Uvic-CL-2024 chromosome 1, UVic_Ocla_1.0, whole genome shotgun sequence genome carries:
- the LOC139377416 gene encoding lipoprotein lipase-like is translated as MKGLQVQCLYFLVLNSVLSVSSLEEDHSVHTLDNLMDNFKDLFQKNDATPHAYTKFSLRKPLMPEDDICYIIPRNPESLKECTFNSTSKTFLVIHGWTVSGLFESWVAKLVSALYEREQDANVIVVDWLHTAQNHYPVAAQDTKMVGQEIAHFIDWLEEATNIPLDNLHLIGYSLGAHVAGFAGSHASNKVGRITGLDPAGPDFEGEHAHHRLSPDDAHFVDVLHTFTRGSLGFSIGIQQPVGHVDIYPNGGSFQPGCNLQNTLETISKYGLFAITDIPRCSHERSIHLFIDSLVNEQEASMAYRCGSNDMFDRGMCLSCRKNHCNTVGYNIRKIRMTRSIKMYAKTKDSMPFRVYHYQLKIHFSSKVDRSEMEPSLTVSLIGTKGEVEDLKLTLKEKITTNKTHSFLLVAEKDIGDLLMVKFKWQESTNWSASSMLKMVSSWWSGDSAVFEVEVHKIRIRVGETQKKMLFCIKGPHALSLQQEVTFVKCKINRKKQT